A part of Nitrososphaerota archaeon genomic DNA contains:
- a CDS encoding aldehyde dehydrogenase family protein, translating to MSQRFKVKPLCSYDNNVVEKIQGNYSVYEITEQSIQEILTKGLAVQEELSEINIWKKLDIIEEMGKIWQERLNRGELDEIKELLAKSTGYSEKLIEMELSFVPLILNRENIIQNLKYSLIVNIEALERFVEVKDGESLRIMPAGPAFIISSGNSLIPPLIPSIISLVTGNFTIVKPSLSNYAGVAEVFKTLFSLASINDVAKKMADALLICYFTHDSATLKYLLSKAKIGVVNFWGGEPARSTIAKIVSENPNHPRFIVNGPMTGCAIIDEESSNEENARGLAMNIILYDQQLCSSPTFAIFIGSYESALSFLNLVKKFLNEIGSEMEIQADEASIFLTQSVRRFLQLRGSSILFSNDFRNLWTLILSKKKSILDQVVSVFPAFNLYNRKRFLEIVVVDSMEEALEHVKTLPYSVAFKGIDTVQTIGYAIGNEKRKKLFKELARLGVYRIVPLSDMYMRSAIEPYDGMSLPLSFTKILYCRNR from the coding sequence TTGAGTCAGAGGTTTAAAGTAAAACCTCTATGTAGTTATGACAATAATGTTGTAGAAAAGATTCAAGGAAACTACAGCGTGTATGAAATAACAGAGCAGAGCATACAAGAGATCTTGACTAAAGGCTTAGCAGTACAAGAAGAACTTTCGGAAATAAATATATGGAAAAAGTTAGATATCATAGAAGAAATGGGAAAAATATGGCAAGAAAGATTGAATAGGGGTGAGCTTGATGAAATTAAAGAGCTTCTAGCAAAAAGCACTGGCTATAGCGAGAAACTAATAGAAATGGAACTTTCATTTGTCCCTTTGATACTTAATAGAGAAAACATTATCCAAAATCTAAAGTATTCTCTTATTGTGAACATAGAAGCTTTAGAAAGATTTGTCGAAGTTAAGGATGGAGAAAGTCTAAGGATTATGCCAGCAGGTCCTGCTTTTATCATAAGCTCGGGAAACTCGTTAATTCCACCCTTAATACCTTCGATAATCTCATTGGTAACTGGAAACTTTACTATAGTAAAACCTTCGCTCTCAAACTATGCTGGAGTTGCAGAAGTTTTCAAGACTTTATTCTCATTAGCTTCAATTAATGATGTGGCAAAAAAGATGGCTGATGCACTTCTCATATGCTATTTTACACATGATAGTGCCACTTTAAAATACTTGTTAAGCAAGGCGAAGATTGGTGTTGTAAACTTTTGGGGTGGAGAACCAGCAAGGAGCACTATAGCAAAAATCGTTTCAGAAAATCCAAATCATCCAAGATTCATAGTCAATGGTCCTATGACAGGATGTGCTATAATAGATGAAGAGTCATCTAATGAGGAAAATGCTAGAGGATTAGCTATGAACATAATACTTTACGACCAGCAACTTTGCAGTTCTCCAACATTCGCGATTTTCATAGGCTCTTACGAGAGTGCCTTATCTTTTTTAAACCTAGTTAAAAAATTTCTAAATGAAATAGGCTCAGAGATGGAAATTCAAGCCGATGAAGCGAGTATATTTCTCACACAAAGTGTAAGGAGGTTCCTTCAATTGAGAGGGTCTAGCATCCTCTTCTCAAACGACTTTAGAAACTTATGGACACTAATCCTCTCTAAGAAGAAGAGTATCCTTGACCAAGTGGTAAGTGTATTTCCAGCTTTTAACCTCTATAATCGTAAAAGATTTCTAGAAATAGTTGTTGTTGATTCTATGGAAGAAGCTTTAGAGCATGTAAAAACCTTGCCATATAGTGTAGCATTTAAGGGTATTGATACAGTCCAAACCATAGGATATGCCATAGGAAATGAGAAGAGAAAAAAACTCTTTAAAGAATTAGCAAGGCTTGGAGTTTACAGAATAGTACCGTTAAGCGATATGTATATGAGGAGTGCAATAGAACCTTACGATGGAATGAGTTTGCCTCTATCATTCACAAAAATTCTATACTGCAGGAATAGATGA
- a CDS encoding aldehyde ferredoxin oxidoreductase family protein yields MFDKDLSKVLYIDLTRRKFWIENREDLFSKYIGGTGIAINLLHEECPKGIDPFHPDNPIIFAVGPLTGLFPLCSKTIAMFKSPLTGNLGESHAGGRSAISIRMAGYGAIVIKGSSDEPIYLSIHDNKVDFKIASGIWGVRSSYTVGRILREREKGEGIRTIMRIGKAGEKLVRYASVITETYRHFGRLGLGAVFGSKKLKAIVVSGKKPIPIKDPIAYKKLYDEIFKEAVESPIMKKYHELGTAENVLPLNKIGGLPTKNLNKAFFEEAEFISGEYLAKNYLGRRIACSHCPVACIHLAALREPYEDEPYFFKTTMISYDYELIYSLGSMLGISDTSNFLKLIDEVEIQGLDAMSTGVVLAWATEAYEKGLINKEHTLGLDFKWGNVENYIKTVRHIVNQPNEFYEDLAKGVEYASNKYGGKDFALSFGGNEMPGYHTGPAGYLGFITGARHSHLDSAGYSYDQKNIGKKMEAKEIAEYCFNEESWRQILSSLVICFFARGIYKPNIVSEALKIAGYNFSEEDLNKIGEEILKKKYQFKFREGFSMDKIHIPKRIFETPSPHGLIKEEILKKAIDTYMEKIFGKTFP; encoded by the coding sequence ATGTTTGATAAAGATTTATCAAAAGTACTATACATAGACCTTACTAGAAGGAAATTTTGGATCGAGAATAGAGAAGATTTGTTTAGTAAATATATTGGTGGAACTGGTATTGCGATAAATTTATTGCATGAAGAATGCCCTAAAGGAATAGATCCATTTCATCCAGATAATCCAATAATTTTTGCTGTAGGACCATTAACTGGATTATTTCCACTTTGTTCAAAAACTATTGCAATGTTTAAATCTCCATTAACTGGAAACTTAGGTGAAAGTCATGCAGGTGGTAGAAGTGCTATAAGTATAAGAATGGCCGGATATGGAGCAATTGTAATTAAAGGGTCTAGCGATGAACCAATATATTTATCAATACATGATAATAAAGTTGATTTTAAAATTGCATCTGGAATATGGGGTGTAAGAAGTAGTTATACTGTAGGAAGAATATTAAGAGAAAGGGAGAAAGGTGAAGGGATAAGAACAATAATGCGTATAGGTAAAGCAGGTGAAAAACTTGTAAGATATGCTTCAGTCATAACTGAAACTTATAGACATTTTGGTAGACTTGGTTTAGGTGCTGTTTTTGGAAGTAAAAAACTTAAAGCAATAGTTGTTTCAGGTAAAAAACCTATTCCTATTAAAGATCCAATAGCTTATAAAAAATTGTATGATGAAATATTCAAAGAAGCTGTTGAATCTCCTATCATGAAAAAATATCATGAGCTTGGAACAGCTGAAAATGTTTTACCATTAAATAAAATAGGGGGATTACCTACTAAAAATCTTAATAAAGCATTTTTTGAAGAAGCAGAATTTATTTCTGGAGAATATTTAGCTAAAAATTATTTAGGAAGAAGAATTGCTTGTAGCCATTGTCCAGTAGCATGCATACATTTAGCTGCTTTAAGAGAACCATATGAAGATGAGCCATATTTCTTTAAAACTACAATGATTTCTTATGATTATGAATTGATATATTCTTTAGGTTCAATGCTTGGAATATCTGATACATCAAATTTCCTAAAATTAATAGATGAAGTAGAAATTCAAGGACTTGATGCGATGTCTACTGGAGTAGTTTTAGCATGGGCAACCGAAGCATATGAAAAAGGATTGATAAATAAAGAACATACTTTAGGTTTAGATTTTAAATGGGGAAATGTTGAAAACTATATTAAAACTGTTAGGCATATTGTGAATCAACCGAATGAATTTTATGAAGATTTAGCAAAAGGAGTAGAATATGCTTCAAATAAATATGGTGGGAAAGATTTTGCCTTATCTTTTGGTGGAAATGAAATGCCTGGCTATCATACTGGCCCAGCAGGATATTTAGGATTTATCACAGGTGCTAGACATAGTCATTTAGATTCTGCAGGATATTCATATGATCAAAAAAATATAGGTAAAAAAATGGAAGCTAAAGAAATAGCTGAATATTGCTTTAATGAAGAAAGTTGGAGACAAATATTATCAAGTTTAGTAATATGCTTTTTTGCGAGAGGAATTTATAAACCAAACATAGTAAGCGAAGCATTGAAAATTGCTGGATATAATTTTTCTGAAGAAGATTTAAATAAAATAGGTGAAGAAATACTTAAGAAAAAATATCAATTCAAGTTTCGTGAAGGTTTTAGCATGGATAAGATACATATTCCAAAAAGAATATTTGAAACCCCATCTCCTCATGGATTAATAAAAGAAGAAATATTGAAAAAAGCTATAGATACCTATATGGAGAAAATATTTGGCAAAACCTTTCCATAG
- a CDS encoding 4Fe-4S binding protein gives MNVIATEKIFKKISVIDSERCVGCQSCMFACARRFGRGGLSKSTILAKSIGGVERGYTVIVCRACPDPPCAKVCPTGAIIRRKYGVLVNASKCIACKHCVEECPFGAVFWDDEANKPAICVHCGYCVNYCPYNVIKMEEVK, from the coding sequence ATGAATGTAATTGCCACGGAAAAAATATTTAAGAAAATTTCTGTTATTGATTCAGAAAGATGTGTTGGATGTCAAAGTTGCATGTTTGCATGTGCTAGAAGATTTGGAAGAGGGGGTTTAAGTAAATCGACAATTCTTGCAAAATCTATAGGTGGAGTAGAAAGAGGATATACTGTAATAGTTTGTAGAGCTTGTCCAGACCCACCATGCGCTAAAGTTTGTCCAACAGGTGCTATTATTCGTAGAAAATATGGAGTTCTTGTTAATGCTTCTAAATGTATTGCTTGTAAACATTGTGTAGAAGAATGCCCTTTTGGAGCTGTTTTTTGGGATGATGAAGCAAATAAGCCAGCAATATGTGTTCATTGTGGTTATTGTGTTAATTATTGCCCATATAATGTTATTAAAATGGAAGAAGTGAAATAA
- the udg gene encoding type-4 uracil-DNA glycosylase, giving the protein MSNKSIIIEEISKEIRKCKKCRLHLSRKNPVPGEGNINSSILIIGEAPGYFEDIQGKPFVGQAGKILDELLSIANLNREKVFITNIVKCRPPENRVPKDDEIDSCKDYLEKQIEIINPKIIITLGNVSTQYIFNKYGLEFKSMSRIHGKIFDIIEYKIKVISLYHPAAALYNPKIEKIMKNDWKKISLIFKKT; this is encoded by the coding sequence ATGTCTAATAAAAGTATTATCATTGAAGAAATAAGTAAAGAAATAAGAAAATGTAAAAAATGTAGATTGCATTTAAGTAGAAAGAATCCAGTTCCAGGTGAAGGAAATATAAACTCTTCCATATTAATTATAGGTGAAGCTCCTGGATACTTCGAAGATATTCAAGGAAAGCCTTTTGTTGGACAAGCTGGGAAAATCCTTGATGAATTACTTTCAATAGCTAATTTGAATAGAGAAAAAGTATTTATTACAAATATTGTAAAATGTCGTCCACCTGAAAATAGAGTTCCTAAAGATGATGAAATCGATTCTTGTAAAGATTATTTAGAAAAACAAATCGAAATTATAAACCCAAAAATAATAATCACTCTCGGAAATGTTTCAACGCAATATATTTTTAATAAATATGGATTAGAATTTAAAAGCATGAGTAGAATTCATGGTAAAATTTTTGATATAATAGAATATAAAATTAAAGTTATTTCATTATATCATCCAGCTGCTGCTCTTTATAATCCAAAAATAGAAAAAATTATGAAGAATGATTGGAAAAAAATAAGCTTAATCTTTAAAAAAACATAA
- a CDS encoding phosphoribosyltransferase, translating to MDIIRAGDYQLLILSWKDIIKLVDKLTEKIISSYKPNTIVGVLRGGMIIANLISDNIDLKEIYAIGCKSYYDINKRNIVKIYHPLALEKLSDRKVLLVDDVSDTGNTLETAINYILKPKEPKELKSATIHIKPWCKIRPDYYLKETRAWIVYPWERYETMRLIKSKINNKKTLKKIHKIFKEKLGINKAFL from the coding sequence ATGGATATTATAAGGGCAGGCGATTATCAACTTTTAATACTTTCTTGGAAAGATATAATAAAATTAGTTGATAAATTAACTGAAAAAATAATTTCATCTTATAAACCAAATACTATTGTCGGAGTACTTAGGGGAGGAATGATTATAGCTAATTTAATTTCAGATAATATAGATTTAAAAGAAATTTATGCTATAGGATGTAAATCATACTATGATATAAATAAAAGGAATATTGTCAAAATATATCATCCACTTGCTTTAGAAAAATTATCTGATAGAAAAGTTTTATTAGTTGATGATGTATCAGATACTGGAAATACTTTAGAAACAGCTATTAACTATATTCTAAAGCCTAAAGAACCTAAAGAATTAAAATCAGCTACCATACATATTAAACCATGGTGTAAAATAAGGCCAGATTATTATTTAAAAGAAACAAGAGCATGGATTGTTTATCCATGGGAGAGATATGAAACAATGAGATTAATTAAATCAAAAATAAATAATAAAAAAACTTTAAAGAAAATCCATAAAATTTTTAAAGAAAAATTAGGAATAAATAAAGCTTTTCTATAA
- a CDS encoding thioesterase family protein — translation MKSLESGLKLERKIKTKSEHSAKHLGSGDVEVLSTPSMILFMEETCRILASNYLEEGKTTVGTHVDIYHVKAAPIGIEIEIKSILLSIEGRKLIFWVEALWENNKIGYGIHERYIVDKDKFISELKK, via the coding sequence ATGAAAAGCCTTGAATCTGGTCTTAAATTAGAAAGAAAAATAAAAACTAAATCTGAACATTCTGCTAAGCATCTTGGTTCTGGTGATGTTGAAGTACTTTCTACCCCCTCAATGATATTATTCATGGAAGAAACTTGTAGAATACTTGCAAGCAACTATCTTGAAGAAGGTAAAACTACTGTAGGTACGCATGTAGATATTTATCATGTAAAAGCTGCTCCTATAGGAATTGAAATCGAAATAAAATCAATATTATTATCTATTGAGGGAAGAAAGCTTATTTTTTGGGTTGAAGCATTATGGGAAAATAATAAAATAGGCTATGGAATACATGAAAGATATATAGTAGATAAAGATAAGTTTATTTCAGAATTAAAAAAATGA
- a CDS encoding aldolase, which translates to MYSINIISINERDHIRAEYPSQILYEERADIYGVCIKLLTDLNWVDENWRRNFYAMSERIRSHARIYVTDSDKYPKNSVYYDPFTKTAFLFNFDYYGWIKSIALSLASDVLEDEHGINSVHGACIDINGIGTAIIGASGAGKTTHLYGLMRKEKVRVVADDWFFVRGDIPLLAFSSEKNFYIRADVAAMWPEYHTLLKNAQLDNMGRAIVDLRWVVGKYRIVPFTTLQKFLILIRKFDEEKVVIKPTIDEALDFLRKENYCNPHYLVNNEYKQSIRNRFFKDLLQKTDFYIINNRKTPEEIQKEIAKILNI; encoded by the coding sequence ATGTATAGTATTAATATAATAAGTATTAATGAAAGAGATCACATACGGGCTGAATATCCAAGTCAAATTCTATACGAAGAAAGAGCAGACATATATGGTGTTTGTATAAAACTTTTAACAGATTTAAACTGGGTAGATGAAAATTGGAGAAGAAATTTTTATGCAATGTCTGAAAGAATTAGAAGCCATGCAAGAATTTATGTAACTGATAGTGATAAATATCCTAAAAATAGTGTTTATTATGATCCATTTACTAAAACGGCTTTTCTTTTTAATTTTGATTATTATGGCTGGATAAAATCGATAGCTTTAAGTTTAGCTAGTGATGTATTGGAAGATGAACATGGTATAAACTCTGTACATGGAGCATGTATAGATATTAATGGAATTGGTACAGCAATTATAGGAGCTTCAGGTGCTGGTAAAACAACTCATTTATACGGTTTAATGAGGAAAGAAAAAGTAAGAGTTGTAGCAGATGATTGGTTTTTTGTGAGAGGAGATATACCGCTTTTAGCTTTTAGTAGTGAGAAAAATTTCTATATTAGAGCTGATGTAGCAGCTATGTGGCCCGAATATCATACTTTATTAAAGAATGCTCAATTGGATAACATGGGCAGAGCTATTGTTGATCTTAGATGGGTAGTAGGTAAATATAGAATAGTGCCTTTTACAACATTGCAAAAATTCTTAATTTTGATTAGAAAATTTGATGAAGAAAAGGTAGTTATAAAACCAACTATAGATGAAGCACTTGATTTTCTTAGAAAAGAAAATTATTGCAACCCGCATTATTTAGTAAATAATGAATATAAACAATCTATAAGAAATAGGTTTTTTAAAGATTTACTTCAAAAAACAGATTTTTATATTATTAATAATAGGAAAACTCCAGAAGAAATACAAAAAGAAATTGCAAAAATACTTAATATATAA
- a CDS encoding uroporphyrinogen decarboxylase family protein, with translation MSLVPPSKIDMIRGFLYAKGLKFIKLNPNSRIVAASIGKPDYVPVIGAQIHEHALTIAKADPERFFYKDGRYCAAVQIYVSKWYGFEQSLGAAPEAYNYEVEALGGKLLKTKKHMPSIDQSDPLIKNPEDMDKVKTPIKVDQGRIRFVIDSINACKEITGNPPSAVFCAPFSFICGIHSYVRVIRNIRKNPNFIHKLLTWAIDEVLVPYLQLLKRETGANYAIGADAWAAVPNVNKEILENFVFPYNRILKEKAKKKGITAVVAASADYCVEDPKNFNPELMKWCWYHESKALFGRPGLFMGMGKTELWPIDVIKEYIKENTSTFWKPPIIASCSASFIRDSSPHEIANYVKRIIDNLGRDGHLSFFLAQVPADTPPINVHSFVKASKTYGKYPIIENLNEIEFKLPEFKSYEEWYKEETSKGRIIEY, from the coding sequence ATGAGTTTGGTACCACCATCAAAAATAGATATGATAAGAGGTTTCCTTTATGCTAAAGGATTAAAATTCATTAAGCTAAATCCTAATAGTAGAATAGTTGCAGCAAGTATTGGTAAACCTGATTATGTTCCTGTAATTGGAGCTCAAATTCATGAGCATGCATTAACAATAGCTAAAGCAGATCCTGAAAGATTCTTTTATAAAGATGGAAGATATTGTGCTGCAGTACAAATTTACGTTTCAAAATGGTATGGATTTGAACAATCTCTGGGTGCAGCTCCTGAAGCTTATAATTATGAAGTTGAAGCTCTCGGAGGGAAATTATTGAAAACTAAGAAGCATATGCCATCTATAGATCAGAGTGATCCATTAATAAAGAATCCAGAAGATATGGATAAAGTAAAAACTCCGATTAAAGTTGATCAAGGTAGAATAAGATTTGTGATAGATTCGATAAATGCATGTAAAGAAATTACTGGAAACCCACCAAGTGCAGTTTTCTGCGCGCCATTTAGTTTTATTTGCGGAATTCATTCATATGTTAGAGTAATAAGAAATATAAGAAAAAATCCAAATTTTATTCATAAACTTTTAACATGGGCTATTGATGAAGTTCTTGTACCTTATTTACAATTATTAAAAAGAGAAACTGGAGCTAATTATGCTATAGGAGCAGATGCATGGGCTGCAGTACCAAATGTAAATAAAGAAATACTTGAAAATTTTGTTTTTCCTTATAATAGAATATTAAAAGAAAAAGCAAAAAAGAAAGGAATTACAGCAGTTGTTGCAGCTAGTGCAGATTATTGTGTAGAAGATCCAAAAAACTTTAATCCAGAGCTTATGAAATGGTGTTGGTATCATGAAAGCAAAGCATTATTTGGAAGACCAGGTTTATTCATGGGAATGGGTAAAACTGAATTATGGCCCATAGATGTAATTAAAGAATACATAAAAGAAAATACATCTACATTTTGGAAACCACCTATTATAGCATCTTGTAGTGCTAGTTTTATAAGAGATTCTTCTCCTCATGAAATTGCAAATTATGTAAAAAGAATAATAGACAATCTTGGTAGAGATGGTCATCTTAGCTTCTTCCTTGCTCAAGTTCCAGCAGATACTCCTCCAATAAATGTACATTCTTTTGTAAAAGCTTCAAAAACTTATGGAAAATATCCAATAATTGAAAATCTTAATGAAATTGAATTTAAACTTCCAGAATTTAAATCATATGAAGAATGGTATAAAGAAGAAACTTCTAAAGGAAGAATTATTGAATATTAA